The proteins below are encoded in one region of Ferviditalea candida:
- a CDS encoding helix-turn-helix domain-containing protein: protein MRKRLKEAGLTQREFSKRLGVEESFTSMVISGERQFSYERSINAAEILGCHPKALHEWREVPLSELQKGKE, encoded by the coding sequence TTGCGAAAACGATTAAAGGAAGCTGGTTTGACGCAGAGAGAATTTTCGAAAAGACTCGGCGTTGAAGAGTCTTTCACTTCCATGGTCATCAGCGGCGAACGCCAATTTTCATATGAGAGATCGATCAATGCTGCTGAGATATTAGGTTGTCATCCAAAAGCTCTCCATGAGTGGCGAGAAGTTCCTTTATCAGAACTGCAAAAAGGC